Proteins co-encoded in one Polyangiaceae bacterium genomic window:
- a CDS encoding class I SAM-dependent methyltransferase, whose product MSGAGDEHGETSRPATLRSNSCNFVIGEAVAWPKGQVCPLIQAKPRLNRASTLWLSMPGQIRLCSTQTTDFSEAELLAIKDRYGQLYVDVSRKLAPDDFARDLRKLRELSVCGPCPFRTECGGAWQALSTDVFSHDETRLLGLLAGLKGRILDIGCGDGPYLKAFESAALAGELEYVGVDPDAQRLAVLAERYSWARFQPVPAECGFDALDGSFDHLLVLRSFNHLEDPRSTLKQALARLSRSGTLTIVDNVAFGLVRQRAIARRAEAGPAEYEHFRNADADQAIALLDGLPLELVERWDVSPATSNQWLLHFRVSQASAPELNS is encoded by the coding sequence GTGAGTGGGGCTGGCGACGAGCACGGAGAGACGAGCCGTCCTGCGACGCTGCGCTCCAACTCGTGCAACTTCGTGATCGGAGAGGCAGTTGCATGGCCAAAGGGTCAAGTCTGTCCTTTGATCCAAGCGAAACCTCGGCTCAATCGCGCGAGCACGCTGTGGCTCTCGATGCCTGGTCAGATCCGCTTATGCAGCACTCAGACGACGGACTTCTCTGAAGCCGAACTGCTGGCGATCAAGGATCGCTACGGCCAGCTTTACGTAGACGTGTCACGCAAGCTCGCGCCAGACGATTTCGCGCGCGACCTGCGTAAGCTTCGGGAGCTGAGCGTTTGCGGCCCTTGCCCATTCCGTACGGAATGTGGAGGGGCGTGGCAGGCTCTATCCACGGATGTCTTCAGCCACGACGAGACGAGGCTGCTCGGCCTGCTAGCGGGCCTGAAGGGACGTATCCTCGACATCGGATGTGGGGACGGACCCTACCTGAAGGCGTTCGAGAGCGCGGCACTTGCGGGCGAGTTGGAATACGTCGGAGTCGATCCTGACGCGCAGCGCCTGGCCGTCCTCGCTGAGCGCTACTCCTGGGCACGGTTTCAGCCCGTGCCCGCCGAGTGTGGCTTTGACGCGCTCGATGGGAGCTTCGACCACTTGTTGGTCTTACGCAGCTTCAATCACCTCGAGGATCCACGCTCCACCTTGAAACAGGCTCTAGCGCGACTTTCGCGAAGTGGTACGTTGACCATCGTGGACAACGTGGCGTTCGGCTTGGTGCGTCAGAGAGCTATCGCTCGCCGCGCGGAAGCGGGGCCGGCGGAGTATGAACACTTTCGCAACGCGGACGCCGACCAGGCGATCGCGCTTCTCGATGGGCTGCCGCTCGAGCTAGTGGAGCGCTGGGACGTCAGCCCGGCGACTAGCAATCAGTGGCTCCTGCATTTCAGAGTTAGTCAGGCCAGCGCGCCGGAGTTGAATTCATGA
- the hxsD gene encoding His-Xaa-Ser system protein HxsD gives MSDLDVKQADGSVTISFDEGLYPKDAIYGAAYIFIDRCYVKLDRDAGKVSVRLKLKPSVERELDALVGEFENEILGQAWRRMITDENRELIQQVTSQAMAGAAGPPGLDDLLEMNIDDDTAFEDPLGIAMSWEDKYKKVNKAVPFDDRGDPQGDSEDDKESKGESA, from the coding sequence ATGTCCGACCTTGATGTGAAGCAAGCGGATGGCTCGGTTACCATCTCGTTCGACGAAGGCCTCTACCCGAAGGACGCGATCTACGGCGCTGCGTACATCTTCATCGATCGCTGCTACGTGAAGCTCGATCGTGATGCTGGAAAGGTCAGCGTGCGGCTCAAGCTGAAGCCGAGCGTCGAGCGTGAGCTCGACGCTCTGGTGGGTGAGTTCGAGAACGAGATCCTGGGTCAGGCTTGGCGCCGGATGATCACGGATGAGAACCGTGAGCTGATCCAGCAGGTGACCAGTCAGGCGATGGCAGGCGCCGCGGGCCCGCCAGGGCTCGACGACTTGCTCGAGATGAACATCGACGACGACACCGCCTTCGAGGACCCTCTCGGCATCGCCATGAGCTGGGAGGACAAGTACAAGAAGGTGAACAAGGCCGTTCCGTTCGACGACCGCGGCGACCCTCAAGGTGACAGCGAGGACGACAAGGAGTCGAAGGGAGAGAGCGCGTGA
- a CDS encoding radical SAM protein: MRRVQLAANCNNRCVFCAQSSPFHAEEAGYEQFVDQLDEAEVMLVGGEPTLNPRLEQWVERFTAQGVRVGVQTNARLLGREPERATRLAAVGLRRLEVALLGSTAAAHDYHTQVPGSFFETCNGIRAAIAAGIQVRVTTLVTRSNFRQLAEWVRLAAALGVLQLEMRSVLPFGRAASRQRLEPPHELATPHILAAIEQAKRLGVECQARGASEDDFSVSGVEPTSRLLSIKKMAGAEQVLADCSTHRPAAPRTGEWSPA, translated from the coding sequence GTGCGCCGGGTCCAGCTTGCGGCGAACTGCAATAACCGCTGCGTGTTCTGCGCGCAGTCTTCGCCTTTCCATGCGGAAGAGGCCGGTTACGAGCAGTTCGTCGATCAGCTGGATGAGGCCGAGGTCATGCTCGTCGGGGGTGAGCCCACGCTGAACCCCCGCTTGGAGCAGTGGGTCGAGCGCTTCACGGCGCAAGGTGTTCGCGTTGGCGTGCAGACCAATGCACGACTGCTCGGGCGTGAGCCCGAGCGCGCGACACGGCTCGCGGCGGTGGGGTTGCGTCGGCTGGAGGTCGCCCTGCTCGGTTCGACCGCCGCTGCGCACGACTATCATACGCAGGTGCCGGGTAGCTTTTTCGAAACCTGTAACGGGATTCGCGCGGCCATTGCCGCGGGGATTCAGGTGCGCGTGACCACCTTGGTTACGCGCTCCAACTTCCGACAGCTCGCCGAGTGGGTACGCTTAGCCGCCGCGCTGGGTGTGCTCCAGCTCGAGATGCGATCGGTGCTCCCGTTCGGCCGCGCCGCCTCTAGGCAGCGTCTAGAGCCGCCGCACGAGCTCGCCACACCGCACATCTTGGCGGCGATCGAGCAGGCCAAGCGGCTCGGTGTCGAGTGCCAAGCTCGGGGCGCATCGGAAGATGATTTCAGCGTGAGTGGTGTCGAGCCAACTTCACGGCTATTATCCATAAAGAAAATGGCTGGCGCCGAGCAGGTGCTGGCCGATTGTTCCACCCACCGCCCAGCGGCTCCGAGGACGGGGGAATGGTCACCTGCTTAA